Below is a genomic region from Candidatus Binatia bacterium.
GTTCGGACGAAGGCAACGGCATCATCACGCCGACGCGGGCGTGGCACGAGAACGGGCGCGACTGCTACTACGGACGTTACGACTTCACGTATCCGGACGGTGCGATGGAGAGCGGCGACATCGTGTGGCCGTTCTGCTTCGATCCGGGCTCCGATCCGTTCAAGGAGCCGCCACACCCGATTCCGTTCCCGCTGCCGCCGGCCGGATTCAGACTCTCATCGGACGAGCAGCTGCCGGCGATCGAGAAATCCGTGTACCAGCAGTGGGCGAGCGAGACGGGCGCGCCGTCAACGCCGTAGCAACGGGGTCTGCGCGAGTCCGTTGAGCACGAACTGCACCGCGAGCGCCGCGAGGATGATGCCGAGGATGCGGCTGATCACGTGGATGCCGGTCTTGCCGATCACGCGGAGCAGCAGCGCGGAGGCCCGCATGCACAGCCACGTGACGATCAGCGCCACAGCGTAGGCAGCGGCGACGACGAAGAGCTCCGCGCGGTCCCCGTGCGAAAAGTTGACCAGGAGCAGCACCGTCGCGATCGTTCCGGGGCCGGCGATCATCGGAACGGCGAGCGGAAAGACCGCGGGGTTCTCGCCCTCGGCGGCCTCGCGCTCCTCGGCGTCGGTCGCCTTCGCGCCGGTGGGGCGGGCAAAGAGCATGTCGATCGCGATCAGAAACAGCAAGATCCCGCCGGCGATCGTGAACGCCGGCAGCGTGATGCCGAGATAATCGAGGATGATTCGGCCGACGACGCCCATGAACAAGATCACTCCGGCCGCGACAAAGACGGCCTGGTCGATGACTTGATTGCGCCGCTGCGGCGACATGCGCGCGGTCGAGCCCAGCGTCATTGGGATCATGCCGATCGGATCGATGATCGTGAACGCGGTGGCGAACGCCGTGGCGACGAAGCGAAAGTCCATGGTGCGACGACAGGGTATCGTTTACTGAAGGCAAACGTCAAGGCTCCGCTGTGAATTCCGTCGCTCGCGCCGTGAACATCGAGGATCTGCGCCGCCTCGCGAAACGCCGATTGCCGCGGGTCGTGTTCGACTACATCGACGGCGGAAGCGGCGCCGAGGTCACGATGCGCGAGAACTGCCGCGTCTTCGAGACGGTGACGTTCCGGGCGCGCAATGCCGTCGCGCGCATGGAATGCCACCTGCAGACCACCGTTTTGGGAACGCCGCTCGCGCTGCCGTTTCTGTTCGCGCCGGTCGGAAGCAGCCGCATGTTCTTCCCGCGCGGCGAATGCGTCGCAGCCGAAGAGGCGGGGAAGGCCGGAACGATCTACACGCTGTCTACGCTCTCGGGCTGCGCGCTCGAGGACGTCAAGGCGGCCGCAACGGGACCGGTCTGGTATCAGCTGTATCTGCTCGGCGGACGCGAGGCCGCCATCAGCGCGATTGCGCGTGCGCGCTCCGCGGGTTATCGCGCGCTCGCCGTGACGATCGACACCGCCGTCGCCGGGCAGCGCGAGCGCGACTTGCGCAACGGCGCCTCCGAGTTGGTCAGCGGCAATCTGTGGCGCATGCTGCCGCACGTGCCGCAGCTGCTCGCTCGTCCGCGATGGCTGCTCGATTTCTGGCGCGACGGCGGCATGATGAAGTTTCCCAACGTCATCATTCCCGGCGAGGGCGTGATGGCGTACGAGGACGTCGCCGCCGCGCTGGAGCGCTCGACCGTCTCGTGGGACGACATGGGATGGATCCGCGACGCGTGGCGAGGGCCGATCGTGATCAAGGGCGCGCTGAGCGGCGAGGACGCGCGACGCGCGCTCGACGTCGGCGCGGAGGCGATCGTCGTGTCGAATCACGGCGGCCGCCAGCTCGACTCCGTATCGTCGACGTTGCGCGCGCTGCCGGAGGTCGTCGAGGCCGTCGGCGGGCGCGCCGAGGTGCTGCTCGACGGCGGCATCCGCCGCGGCAGCGACGTCGTGAAGGCGCTGTGCCTCGGCGCACGCGCCGTGCTGATCGGGCGCGCCTACGCGTACGGCCTCGGCGCGGGAGGCGGCGCGGGCGTCGCGCGCGCGATCGAGATCTTGCGCAGCGACATCGTTCGCACGCTGCGTCTGCTGGGTTGCCTCGACGTGACCGCGCTCGACCGATCGTACGTCGAGTTCTAACGTGTACGTGCGCGGCGCGCTGCCGAAGGGCGGCGTCGCCATCATCGGGAGCCGCGCGCCACCGCCCGAAGCAGCTGCGTTTGCCTACGAGCTCGCGTTTCGGTTAGGCGAGCCGGTTGTGGCCGGGCTCGCGCTCGGCATCGACGCCGCCGCGCATCGCGGCGCGCTCGCCGCGGGCGTTCCCACCGTCGCCTTCGTCGGCTACGGATTCGGGTGCACGTATCCGCCCGAGCACGCCGCGCTGGAAGAGGAGATCGTCAGCGGCCGCGGCGCGATCGCTACGCTTCTTCCGCCGGGAACGCCGGCGTCGGACGAGGCTTTGGTCGAGCGGGATCGGCTGCAGGCGGAGCATTCGCGCGCGGTCGTGCTCGTCTGCACCGAAATCGGCGGCGGCGCCATGCATACGATGCAGTTCGCGCGCGAGTTGGGGCGTCTGCGGTTTGCCGTGACGCCTCCCGCCGGCGCGGAAACGTTGCGCGAGTGGGCCGGGAACCTGGCGTGCATTGCCGACGGCGCCACGCCGCTACCGTTTGATGTCGGCGCTGCCGTTGTCGCGCTTAAAGGTTAGGGGCGAGGCCGACGTCGATCGAGGTCTCGAAGGTGCGGCTCCACGGCAGGCCGAGCTGCATCGCGGCGATGTGGTAGCCGGGGTCGAGCTGCGCCAGGATCTTGAGCGCATAGCTCCAGAGCAGCGCGCGGTCGCGCTGCGACGTCGCGGCGGCGAGGTCGGGCGTCAGGAGCGTGTGGTCCGCGATGCCTTGCGCGGCCAGCGTCGCGTTGAGGTCGGGCCGCACGAAGTCGTGGTACGCGTAGTCGTCGAGGAACATCGTGAAGGTGTACGTGCGGTGCGCGAGGTCGTCGTAGGTGCCCATGCGCCGGCCGGCGCCGGCGGCGATCGCCTCGGCCAGGGCGGTGCCGACCGTGTTCGCGTTGGTGTTCCAGGAGGAGTAGGCGTCGAGCTCGCGCGACACGTCCGACGCCAGCAGCAATTGCGCGAACGCCGCCTGATCGCGGTACGACTTCAGATAAGATAGGTCGGCGACAGCGACGGAGCGTCCCTGCGCTACCGTAGCGGCCATTGCGCTCACGAGCTGCGCATCCTGCGCGGGGGTGGTTCCCGGAACGCGCACGTAGAGCACGATGTCGGTGCGATCGTCGTCGCGCACGCCGCCGCAAACGCCGATCAGCGCGCCGATCGCCGTCGAGATCGGGGCGTACTCGATCGGATCCTGATACGATGCGCCGTCCGGAGTCGAGTAGCGCACCGCGATGTGCGGCGTCCAGTTCGCGGCGCGCGCGATCGCGTTGGCCATCAGCGCGGAGCCGAGCTCGTCCGCGCCCGGCTCGATCGACGCACGGCCCGCGAGATTCGCCGTCGCGAGATCCTGCTGCAGCAACTGCACGTCACGCACGTGCAGGCCGACCGGGCCGGCGTCGTCCTGGCCGAGGACGAGCCGGTCGATCGTCCCGTCCGCCGTGAGTTTCAGCAAGAGTCGATCGGCGGCGAGATTGCGCCCGCGCGTCGCCATGTATTCGTCGAAGGTCGGCTCGCCGATCAACTCGCGCAGATGCTGCGCGCGCGCGGCCTCGCTCGGCAGCGGCGGGTCGTGCAGGTTCGCGTAGTCCTGCAGATACGACCAGACCGGATAGGGCGCGAAAAACGGCGTGCCTGCGGGAATGCCCGTCGGCGCGAGGCGCATGATCGTGCCAAACGCGCCGATCCACGCGCGCGGCCGGCGCGTGCGGAGATGCGAAAACTCGCGCAGGCGGAACTCCACATCGGCGTACGTCGGCCCAGGAACGCGCGAGGCCGTGAGCCCGCCGTAGGCCAGCATGTCGGTTGAGACGACGAACGCGTTCGTCTCCCTTTTGGCGGCCTCGTGATTGAGCCACGCGATGATCGCGTCCGAGCGACCCGCCGTAAGGAAGCGCCCCTGTAGGTCGCGCGGCGGCGCTTCGACCGTTATTCCGGCGATGCGCCCGAGCATGACGGGGAGCTGCGAGGTCACCGGGCGGTCGTCGATCGGCACGAACGCGATCGTCGCGAAAAGCAGCGCGAGAAAAGGCATTAGATCAGGTCGCGCAACACGCCGCCAGAGGCTCCGAGCAGCTCCTGCGCTTTTTGCGCATCGACGCCGCGCCGCTCCATCACGATAGCGACCTTCACGCGGCCGCCGGCCGCGTCGAGCAGCTCGCGCGCGCGCTCTTCGCCGACGCCCGCGACCTCGCACACGAGGCGCAGGGCGCGGCGGCGCAGCTTTTGGTTGCTCGCGACGACATCGACCATGAGGTTCCCGTGCACCTTGCCGAGGCGCACCATCACGGCCGTCGACAGCGCGTTGAGAGCGATCTTCTGCCCGGTTCCGGCTTTGAGCCGGGTAGATCCCGCCAGCGCCTCGGCGCCCGTGTCGAACGCGACGCAGATCTCCGCTGCGCGCGCGAGTGCCGAATCCACAACGCTCGTGAACGCGATCGTCAACGCGCCCATCGCACGCGCGCGTTTCACCGCCGCGACGACGAACGCCGCGCCTCCGCTCGCCGACAGACCCACGACCGCGTCTTCGGGAGCGCAGCGTTCGCGCGCGAGCGCATCGCCGGCGGCGCTGTCGTCTTCGGCGCCTTCGATCGCGTTGACGAGCGCGGGCAAACCGCCTGCGACGTGCGCCTGCACGAGGTGCGACGCGGTGCCGAACGTCGGCGGCATCTCAGATGCGTCGAGCGTCGCGATGCGGCCGCTGCTCCCCGCGCCGACGTAGTGTAGACGCCCGCCGCGCGCGAGGCGCTCTGCGATCGCATCGGCGACCCGCGCCAGTGTGTCGGATTGCGCGAGGACGGCGTCGACAGCGGCGCGATGGTCGGAGACGAGCGTCTCGACCAGCGCACGCGTGTCGAGCTGGTCGAGTCCGGCGGTTCGCGGATTCGTCGCCTCGGTCGGAGGCAGATCGTCCGTCATGTCGTCAACTCGCACGGCACTCCGCCGCAGTGCGCGCCAGCAGCTCGCTCAGCCGCCACGGTGCGATCGCTCCGAGCGCGACCGAGCGGCGCGCGCCGGTCGCGGCGGGCACATTGCTCGCGCGGCCGCGCAGCGTCTCGTAGCCCAGAACCGCGAACGCGATCGCCTCTTTGGCATCGGCAGGTAATCCCATCGCATCCGAGCGTTCGACGCGCGCGCCCTTGAGCCGTGCGGCCAGGCGCGCGAGGAGCGTCGGATTGTTCGCGCCGCCGCCGCCGGCGATGACACGCGCGCCGGCGAAGCGTTGGCGCTCGATCGCGTCTGCAACCGTAGCGGCTGTGAGCTCGGCGAGCGTCGCGGCGCCGTCTTCGATAGAGAGCTTTGCGAGCGCGCGCTCGTGACGTGCGAGAAACTGCGCGCCGAACCGCTCGCGTCCGCTCGTCTTGGGCGGCGGCGCCGCGAAGTACTCGTCGGCGAGCATCGCGGCCAGCAGCGCCTCGTCGACGCGGCCGGTTGCGGCGAGCGTGCCCTCGCGATCGAACGATTGTGCCCCGTTCGTGCGCGCGCGCACGAACGCGTCGAGCAACATGTTGGCGGGGCCGGTGTCGAAGGCGACGGCTTCTTCCGGCGCCGCGCCCTTGCGCAGCATTGTCACGTTGGCGATGCCGCCTAGGTTCAACGCGACGCGATCTTCCTCGGCGCTCGAGAGCAGAACCGCGTCGACGCGCGCGACCAGCGGCGCGCCCTGCCCACCGGCCGCGCAGTCGGCGCTGCGAAAATCGTAGCAGACCGTGGCTTCGACGGCCTCGCGAATCGCGAACGGATCGCCGATCTGCAGCGTCACGTGCGCCGGTCCGTTGTGCCAGATCGTTTGACCGTGCGATGCGACGTAATCTATCGCGTCCGATCCCGCCATCGAGCGAGCCGCGCTCGCGTACGCGTCGCCGAGCGCGCGATGCAGCCGTGCGACGCTTTCCACGTTCCCTTTGTTGGGCGGCAGGACGGCGAGCAGCTCGTCGCGCAGCTTGGGCTCGAACGGATACGTTTCGAAGCGCCGCAGGTTGATGCGATAGCCCGCGCCACTGGGCACGAGGCTCACCAGCGCCGCGTCGATGCCGTCGAGCGACGTGCCGCTCATCAATCCAATGGCACGCATTGTACCAGTCCTTCGTAGAACGAGGCGCGGAGATCGCGGGCGTCTCCGGCGCGGCCGAAGTAGACGCCGTTAGTCAACAACACGCCCTGAAGATCGCGCACCGGATCGGCCCACACACACGTGCCGACGAAGCCGGTGTGTCCGAATGAAGAGAAATCCATCCAGCGGCCGCAGGAGTTTTCGTCGGTCGTCTTCAGCGCCCACCCCAGGCCGCGGCGCAGCACGGGATCGTCGGCCTGCAGCGACGTCGCCTCGCGCGCGAGCTCGCGCGGCAACAGCGTCTCGCGGCGTCCGCGCAGCGAGCCGAGATAGCACTCCGTGAGTGCGGCGACGTCGGCCGCGGTGCCGAAGAGGCCCGCGTGGCCGGCGACTCCGCCCATCAGGTAGGCCTTCTCGTCGTGCACGAAACCCTGGACGCGTCCGCGCCAGCCGTCGTCTTCCGTCGCGGGAATGTCCAACCGTTGCAGAAACGGCGGACGAAACATCGGCGTCGGAGTGAACGACGCGCGCGCCAGCGCCGCAAGGGATCGGCCGTACGTGCGCTCGAGAACGACGCCGAGCGCGATGAAGCCGAGGTCGGAGTAAATCACGCGCTCACCCGGCTTGGCGATGAGGTCGGAGCCAAGCGCGAACGCTTCGACGTTGCGATCCAGGATCGCGCGATAGTCCGCGCCGGAGTTCATGCCCGACGTGTGCGCCAACAACATGCGCAGGCTGATCGCCGCGTGGGGGCGTTTGCTCCACTCGTGAATGACGCGCGACAAGGGTTCGTCGAGCTCTAGCATTCGGGCGGCGACGGCCTGCAGCGAAAGCGTGGTGACGAAGAGCTTGGTAAGTGAGGCGAGGTCGAAGAGCGTGTCGGCGTAAACGGCGCGGCCGAGCTCGTCCTCGCGCGTGACGCCATATGCGCGCTCGAAGATCAACTTCCCACGGTGCTCGACGCGTGCGACCGCGCCGGTAAATTCGACGCCACGCGCACCTTCTAGGATCCGATCGACGCTCTCCGACAGGCTCAGGGCAGCCACACAGCCATCGCGCGAATTATCGGCGACCGGCGAAACGAGACCTGCGGAGTACCGGAACGGGGCGTAGGCGCGTCGACGCTTGGGATCCCTTCGCGGCGATTAGAACAGGGCGAGCCGTCCGCATCGGCCAATCCAACGGGTCGTGGAGTACTAAGACGCGTTGAGGAGCTTCGCTATCTTCGTTTTCTGCGGTTGCGCTATGGTGGCGGCGTGCCTTGTGTCGGCGAACGCAGCGACCGAGTTCTGCCCCGCGAACGTGACACATCTCGAATCCACGTCGCCCGATCGCGAGGCGACGACGTATCATTACCAGCTGCAGGCGCTCGCACCGCGGGTCGTTGACGGCACGTTCATCGCGGACACCGACGCTGGGTGGTTCACCTGGGTTCAGCAGGCGGTGCAACTCACGCGCACGACCTATATGAGCGCCTCGTGGTCGCTGAAGTATTGGTTCCACGTCGCAGAATCGCCAGAACTAACCGTTGTGTTTCCGCAAGCCGTTGCGATTCGACACTTCTGGGTTGCGACGGCGCGGTCGCAGGGTGACCGGTTCTTCGACTGGGATTCGCGCGGCGTGGTGACGTGCGAGCCGCCGGACTTCGCGAAATCGAAGCATCCTGAAAACGTTAAGGTGACCCGTAGCCCCCAAGCGGGTGATGAGACGCCGGCGCCCGCACCCCCGCCCGCGAATGCCGTCGTTGGGGTGGCGCCGTTTCCGCCCCCGAGCTGCGTCCAACCGTTCATTTCCGCGACGGTGACCGACGCGGTGCAGCCGGATTTCCCTGCGATCCTCGTGGACCAGGGGCTCAGCGGTGTCGCCATCTCGATAATCGCCATTGCCCTCGATGAGCATGGGAAACTCGTCGACGCATGGGTTTGGGCCAGCTCCGGCTGTCCGCCGATGGACGATGCAGCCCTCAAGGCTGCGCGGCGATCGAAATACACCGGGGCCACGTCGTACTGCCTCCCCGTGAGCGCGACGTATTTGTTCCGCGCCGATTTTGAACCTCGTTAAAGCCGATTTTGAACCTCGTTAAATTGGAAGAGTGCCGGCGGGGAGGCTGGCGCCGAAGAGCACGTCAGCGAGGCCGCCGATAGAGGCCTCGTCGTCGCCATACGCAGCGACGAGGTGGCGCGCGCTCGCGAACAGCCCCACGTCGAACGGTTCGAGCAACGAGACGACGAGCGCATCTGGATAGCGCTGCAAGATGTCGCCTATCGCTGCAGCCTGCTGCGGATAGAGATGCGCGCGCCGCGCGAGCAGGATGGCGCGACGTTGCGAGCGCGCGAGAGCGTCGAGTATGCCGCGCACCTCGGTTTCGTTCGGCGCGATCGGCACGTCGAGGGTCTCCATCGCCGGCGCCTCGCGATCCAGCGTCGCCGCGGTGCCACCGAACGACACCGCGATCGATGCGAGCGGGTCGGCGTGCGCGATGCCGCGCAGCAGCGTCACGGCGCGGCGCGCGATCTCGCGGCCCAAGCCTGGATGCGGCGGGAACGTGTCGAGTGGAAGCGGCTGCGATCCGGCCTGGCGCAGCGTCTGCACGCGCGTGAAGGCTTCTTCCAATCGCGCCGACAGCAGGCGCCCGCGGTCAACCGCAGCGACGATCGCCGCGACAGCATCGTTCGCGGCGCCGAGATCGTGGCTGAACACCAAGAGGTCCGCGCCCGCCGCGAGGGCCTCGACGGCGTTCGCCTCCGCGCCGCGCCGCGCGACCGCGTTCATCTCCAAACAATCGGTCGCGAGCGCGCCACGAAATCCGAGCTCCTCGCGCAGAAGCGCGGTCGCGATGCGCTGCGATAACGTCGCCGGATAGAGCGCGTCGAATTCGCGAGCCATGACGTGCGCGCTCATCATCGCGGGCGCCTGACGTGCGACCGCGGCGAATGGAACGAGGTCGCGCTCGCGCAAAGTAGCTTCGGCGGCCTCGATCATCGGCAGCGCCTCGTGCGAATCGACCGCCGTCGAGCCGTGGCCGGGAAAGTGCTTGTAGCAGGAGAGGATGCCGCCGTCGTGCAGCCCGCGGCCGAACGCGGCGCCGAGCTCCGCGACGCGTTGCGGATCGGCGCCGAACGAGCGCGTGCCGATCACCGTGTTGCGCGGATCCAGCGCGAGGTCGAGCACCGGCGCGAAGTCCAGCGTGCAGCCGGCTCGGCGCAGATCGAATGCGGTCTGCTGGCCGGCGCGGCGCGCGAGCTCGAGATCGTCCGCGGCGCCGAGCGCCATCATCGGCGGCATCGGCTCGACGCCTTCGTGTAACCGCGCGACGCGGCCACCTTCCTGATCGATCGCGATAAGCGCTTCGCCGTCGCGAGCACGCAGCTCGTCGGTGAGCGCGCGAACCTCGGCCAGCGTCGCTTCGCGCGCGAACAGCAGGTAGCCGCCGAAGCGCGGGAAGTCGCCGGCGAGGCGCGCACCGGCAATGCCGGCGACGACCACGCCGCGCGCCAGCGCCGCCGTATCGGTCATGCGAGCGCGATCCCGGTTGCGCGGTCGAAACGGCGCACGTGCTGCGCCGGAAGATCGAGCCCGACGAGCTCGCCGATTTGCGCGCGGCGCGAAGCAGCTACGCGAACGACCACCGCGCCGCGCTGCGTCGCGACCTCGAGGTACGCGTCCGCGCCCGTCGGCTCGCGGCGCGCGATCCGGCCGCGCAACGCGCCGTCGCCGTCTAGCT
It encodes:
- a CDS encoding DUF4127 family protein, producing the protein MPFLALLFATIAFVPIDDRPVTSQLPVMLGRIAGITVEAPPRDLQGRFLTAGRSDAIIAWLNHEAAKRETNAFVVSTDMLAYGGLTASRVPGPTYADVEFRLREFSHLRTRRPRAWIGAFGTIMRLAPTGIPAGTPFFAPYPVWSYLQDYANLHDPPLPSEAARAQHLRELIGEPTFDEYMATRGRNLAADRLLLKLTADGTIDRLVLGQDDAGPVGLHVRDVQLLQQDLATANLAGRASIEPGADELGSALMANAIARAANWTPHIAVRYSTPDGASYQDPIEYAPISTAIGALIGVCGGVRDDDRTDIVLYVRVPGTTPAQDAQLVSAMAATVAQGRSVAVADLSYLKSYRDQAAFAQLLLASDVSRELDAYSSWNTNANTVGTALAEAIAAGAGRRMGTYDDLAHRTYTFTMFLDDYAYHDFVRPDLNATLAAQGIADHTLLTPDLAAATSQRDRALLWSYALKILAQLDPGYHIAAMQLGLPWSRTFETSIDVGLAPNL
- a CDS encoding N-acetylmuramic acid 6-phosphate etherase, whose protein sequence is MTDDLPPTEATNPRTAGLDQLDTRALVETLVSDHRAAVDAVLAQSDTLARVADAIAERLARGGRLHYVGAGSSGRIATLDASEMPPTFGTASHLVQAHVAGGLPALVNAIEGAEDDSAAGDALARERCAPEDAVVGLSASGGAAFVVAAVKRARAMGALTIAFTSVVDSALARAAEICVAFDTGAEALAGSTRLKAGTGQKIALNALSTAVMVRLGKVHGNLMVDVVASNQKLRRRALRLVCEVAGVGEERARELLDAAGGRVKVAIVMERRGVDAQKAQELLGASGGVLRDLI
- a CDS encoding anhydro-N-acetylmuramic acid kinase, giving the protein MRAIGLMSGTSLDGIDAALVSLVPSGAGYRINLRRFETYPFEPKLRDELLAVLPPNKGNVESVARLHRALGDAYASAARSMAGSDAIDYVASHGQTIWHNGPAHVTLQIGDPFAIREAVEATVCYDFRSADCAAGGQGAPLVARVDAVLLSSAEEDRVALNLGGIANVTMLRKGAAPEEAVAFDTGPANMLLDAFVRARTNGAQSFDREGTLAATGRVDEALLAAMLADEYFAAPPPKTSGRERFGAQFLARHERALAKLSIEDGAATLAELTAATVADAIERQRFAGARVIAGGGGANNPTLLARLAARLKGARVERSDAMGLPADAKEAIAFAVLGYETLRGRASNVPAATGARRSVALGAIAPWRLSELLARTAAECRAS
- a CDS encoding serine hydrolase translates to MAALSLSESVDRILEGARGVEFTGAVARVEHRGKLIFERAYGVTREDELGRAVYADTLFDLASLTKLFVTTLSLQAVAARMLELDEPLSRVIHEWSKRPHAAISLRMLLAHTSGMNSGADYRAILDRNVEAFALGSDLIAKPGERVIYSDLGFIALGVVLERTYGRSLAALARASFTPTPMFRPPFLQRLDIPATEDDGWRGRVQGFVHDEKAYLMGGVAGHAGLFGTAADVAALTECYLGSLRGRRETLLPRELAREATSLQADDPVLRRGLGWALKTTDENSCGRWMDFSSFGHTGFVGTCVWADPVRDLQGVLLTNGVYFGRAGDARDLRASFYEGLVQCVPLD
- a CDS encoding alpha-hydroxy acid oxidase; this translates as MNSVARAVNIEDLRRLAKRRLPRVVFDYIDGGSGAEVTMRENCRVFETVTFRARNAVARMECHLQTTVLGTPLALPFLFAPVGSSRMFFPRGECVAAEEAGKAGTIYTLSTLSGCALEDVKAAATGPVWYQLYLLGGREAAISAIARARSAGYRALAVTIDTAVAGQRERDLRNGASELVSGNLWRMLPHVPQLLARPRWLLDFWRDGGMMKFPNVIIPGEGVMAYEDVAAALERSTVSWDDMGWIRDAWRGPIVIKGALSGEDARRALDVGAEAIVVSNHGGRQLDSVSSTLRALPEVVEAVGGRAEVLLDGGIRRGSDVVKALCLGARAVLIGRAYAYGLGAGGGAGVARAIEILRSDIVRTLRLLGCLDVTALDRSYVEF
- the nagZ gene encoding beta-N-acetylhexosaminidase gives rise to the protein MTDTAALARGVVVAGIAGARLAGDFPRFGGYLLFAREATLAEVRALTDELRARDGEALIAIDQEGGRVARLHEGVEPMPPMMALGAADDLELARRAGQQTAFDLRRAGCTLDFAPVLDLALDPRNTVIGTRSFGADPQRVAELGAAFGRGLHDGGILSCYKHFPGHGSTAVDSHEALPMIEAAEATLRERDLVPFAAVARQAPAMMSAHVMAREFDALYPATLSQRIATALLREELGFRGALATDCLEMNAVARRGAEANAVEALAAGADLLVFSHDLGAANDAVAAIVAAVDRGRLLSARLEEAFTRVQTLRQAGSQPLPLDTFPPHPGLGREIARRAVTLLRGIAHADPLASIAVSFGGTAATLDREAPAMETLDVPIAPNETEVRGILDALARSQRRAILLARRAHLYPQQAAAIGDILQRYPDALVVSLLEPFDVGLFASARHLVAAYGDDEASIGGLADVLFGASLPAGTLPI
- a CDS encoding MarC family protein translates to MDFRFVATAFATAFTIIDPIGMIPMTLGSTARMSPQRRNQVIDQAVFVAAGVILFMGVVGRIILDYLGITLPAFTIAGGILLFLIAIDMLFARPTGAKATDAEEREAAEGENPAVFPLAVPMIAGPGTIATVLLLVNFSHGDRAELFVVAAAYAVALIVTWLCMRASALLLRVIGKTGIHVISRILGIILAALAVQFVLNGLAQTPLLRR
- a CDS encoding energy transducer TonB, encoding MSANAATEFCPANVTHLESTSPDREATTYHYQLQALAPRVVDGTFIADTDAGWFTWVQQAVQLTRTTYMSASWSLKYWFHVAESPELTVVFPQAVAIRHFWVATARSQGDRFFDWDSRGVVTCEPPDFAKSKHPENVKVTRSPQAGDETPAPAPPPANAVVGVAPFPPPSCVQPFISATVTDAVQPDFPAILVDQGLSGVAISIIAIALDEHGKLVDAWVWASSGCPPMDDAALKAARRSKYTGATSYCLPVSATYLFRADFEPR
- a CDS encoding DNA-processing protein DprA, which translates into the protein MYVRGALPKGGVAIIGSRAPPPEAAAFAYELAFRLGEPVVAGLALGIDAAAHRGALAAGVPTVAFVGYGFGCTYPPEHAALEEEIVSGRGAIATLLPPGTPASDEALVERDRLQAEHSRAVVLVCTEIGGGAMHTMQFARELGRLRFAVTPPAGAETLREWAGNLACIADGATPLPFDVGAAVVALKG